From one Streptomyces sp. Q6 genomic stretch:
- a CDS encoding PhlD produces MPAYVSPPRTVLGAHKVSTEEISDDIRRHHPDHPRLAAILRVINNCGVLTRHFSRPLDSACVSGPAGVQERTRAAFHDALDMAERASVSALETAGLDPNDIDAIVTTHATGWAVPNLDIHLIHRLGLRPTTRRIAMTTAACGGGAQSLIRAADLVAARPGTKVLVVAAETLSTSYNHASSTIEAMIYKALFADAGAATVVTDEPLGPGLAIDDTFEYTLPESFDRYRGRLDSDGMHFDSTKAAPTTAAETLAVVKEWVGARTLDFAVIHPGSLSIIRDTAEAFDLPAELTRHSTESLIDEGNLGGVSVLRVLERTHASPPAPGGQGLMVAYGPGFFSAALHGHWHA; encoded by the coding sequence ATGCCCGCGTACGTCTCGCCACCCAGAACCGTCCTCGGCGCCCACAAGGTGTCCACCGAAGAGATATCCGACGACATACGCCGCCACCATCCGGACCACCCGAGGCTCGCTGCGATCCTGCGGGTCATCAACAACTGCGGTGTGCTCACACGGCACTTCAGCCGCCCGCTCGACTCCGCCTGCGTCTCCGGGCCCGCCGGTGTGCAGGAACGGACGCGAGCAGCCTTCCACGATGCTCTGGACATGGCCGAACGCGCCTCGGTGAGCGCGTTGGAGACAGCGGGTCTCGACCCGAACGACATCGACGCCATCGTCACCACACACGCGACAGGCTGGGCCGTCCCGAACCTGGACATCCATCTCATCCACCGCCTGGGACTGCGCCCCACGACACGACGCATCGCCATGACGACCGCGGCCTGCGGAGGCGGCGCCCAGTCCCTGATCCGAGCCGCCGACCTGGTCGCCGCCCGGCCGGGCACCAAGGTCCTCGTCGTCGCCGCCGAGACCCTCTCCACGTCGTACAACCACGCCTCTTCGACGATCGAGGCGATGATCTACAAAGCCCTGTTCGCGGACGCCGGTGCGGCCACCGTGGTGACCGACGAGCCGCTCGGCCCGGGCCTCGCCATCGATGACACCTTCGAATACACCCTCCCGGAAAGCTTCGATCGCTACCGCGGACGACTCGACAGCGACGGCATGCACTTCGACTCCACCAAGGCCGCCCCCACGACTGCCGCCGAGACGCTCGCGGTGGTCAAGGAGTGGGTCGGAGCGAGGACGCTGGACTTCGCGGTGATCCACCCGGGCAGCCTCAGCATCATCAGGGACACCGCCGAAGCCTTCGACCTCCCAGCCGAGCTGACCCGCCACTCGACCGAGTCCTTGATCGACGAGGGAAACCTCGGAGGCGTGAGCGTCCTCCGCGTTCTCGAGCGCACGCACGCCTCGCCGCCGGCGCCCGGGGGCCAGGGCTTGATGGTCGCCTACGGACCCGGATTCTTCAGCGCCGCCCTCCACGGCCACTGGCACGCCTGA
- a CDS encoding helix-turn-helix domain-containing protein: MNKKALRALLRERRALIAPESHGFTRPTGQGRRAPGLSQHQVDQLLHRTLGTYHRLESGNYPNPPTSLLRDIALLFDLNEQEWTSLCRFSLHQDPPGPLLSSSGKEIPGIWQEAVDGIEHISYVTDASWDLLTHNSAFAELFPDSKVPTNTMRWMLLDPSARDTLMDWSTAWVPWIIPQLRAAIIARPEDETLARIERDIACVPEIAAAYDEGGAVVHPDGHERPLRHALKGPGWASICAAQPMTAPGSRMFIILFRPGADRPGPTPPMLRAHRDNHRNRARTG, encoded by the coding sequence ATGAACAAGAAGGCGCTGCGCGCCCTGCTCCGTGAACGTCGCGCCCTCATAGCCCCCGAGTCCCACGGATTCACCCGCCCCACGGGCCAGGGCCGCCGCGCCCCCGGCCTCTCCCAGCACCAGGTCGACCAGCTGCTGCACCGGACGCTGGGGACGTATCACCGGCTGGAGTCGGGCAACTATCCCAATCCGCCCACGTCTCTCTTGCGCGACATCGCCCTTCTGTTCGATCTCAACGAGCAGGAATGGACGTCGCTCTGCAGGTTCTCGCTCCACCAGGATCCGCCAGGGCCACTCCTCTCGTCCTCGGGAAAAGAGATTCCGGGGATCTGGCAGGAGGCTGTCGACGGAATCGAGCACATCTCGTACGTCACTGACGCCTCGTGGGACCTGCTGACCCACAACTCCGCCTTCGCCGAGCTCTTCCCCGACAGCAAAGTGCCCACCAACACGATGCGTTGGATGCTCCTCGACCCCTCGGCACGCGACACTTTGATGGACTGGTCGACAGCCTGGGTCCCGTGGATCATCCCGCAGCTGCGGGCCGCGATCATCGCTCGCCCCGAGGACGAGACGCTGGCCCGCATCGAACGGGACATCGCCTGCGTCCCCGAGATCGCCGCCGCCTACGACGAGGGGGGCGCGGTGGTCCACCCGGACGGTCACGAACGCCCGCTCCGACACGCCCTCAAGGGCCCGGGCTGGGCTTCGATCTGCGCCGCCCAGCCGATGACGGCCCCCGGTTCGCGGATGTTCATCATCCTGTTCCGTCCCGGCGCCGATCGCCCCGGCCCGACACCTCCCATGCTGCGCGCCCACCGGGACAACCACCGGAACCGCGCCCGCACTGGGTGA
- a CDS encoding DUF4032 domain-containing protein, producing the protein MPLQISATNPEHPVLLLALPWHIPLEEWPDEYLVPLPRGISRHVVRYARAGDEVVAVKELAERPALREYELLRTLDRLGIPSVDPLAVVTGREQPDGSPLEPVLITRHLGGSQPYRSMFETTMRPSTVHRLMDALAVLLVRLHLTGFAWGDCSLSNTLFRRDAGAYAAYLVDAETGELHEKLSDGQRAYDIDLARVNISGEMLDLEASGALHPSIDPIEFGAEVGQRYENLWNELTRTSVYPAGKHHYMERRIRRLNDLGFDVAEMQISRSPQGDTVTFVPKVVDAGHHQRQLLRLTGMDAEENQARRLLNDLESWMATQDDAPGARPEVLAHRWVRDVFRPTVRAVRDRVPVPMDPAELYHELLEHRWYLSERAQHDIGLDAATEDYIRTRLKPQDD; encoded by the coding sequence ATGCCGCTCCAGATCAGCGCCACCAACCCCGAGCACCCGGTGCTCCTCCTCGCCCTGCCGTGGCACATACCGCTGGAGGAGTGGCCCGACGAGTACCTCGTGCCGCTGCCGCGCGGCATCTCGCGGCACGTGGTGCGGTACGCGCGCGCCGGTGACGAGGTCGTCGCCGTGAAGGAACTCGCCGAGCGTCCCGCGCTGCGCGAGTACGAACTGCTGCGCACGCTCGACCGATTGGGGATTCCCTCGGTCGACCCGCTGGCGGTCGTCACGGGTCGCGAGCAGCCGGACGGCAGCCCCCTGGAACCGGTCCTGATCACCCGTCACCTCGGCGGGTCGCAGCCGTACCGGTCCATGTTCGAGACGACGATGCGTCCCTCCACGGTGCACCGGCTGATGGACGCCCTCGCGGTGCTCCTCGTTCGCCTGCACCTCACCGGGTTCGCCTGGGGCGACTGCTCGCTGTCCAACACCCTGTTCCGCCGGGACGCGGGCGCCTACGCCGCGTATCTCGTGGACGCCGAAACGGGCGAGCTGCACGAGAAGTTGAGCGACGGGCAGCGGGCGTACGACATCGACCTGGCGCGGGTGAACATCAGCGGCGAGATGCTCGATCTGGAGGCCTCGGGGGCGCTGCACCCGTCCATCGACCCGATCGAGTTCGGCGCGGAGGTCGGGCAGCGCTACGAGAACCTGTGGAACGAACTGACCCGCACGTCGGTGTACCCGGCGGGCAAGCACCACTACATGGAGCGGCGCATCCGCCGTCTCAACGACCTGGGCTTCGACGTGGCCGAGATGCAGATCTCGCGCTCCCCGCAGGGCGACACCGTCACGTTCGTGCCGAAGGTCGTCGACGCGGGCCACCACCAGCGCCAACTCCTGCGCCTGACCGGCATGGACGCGGAGGAGAACCAGGCGCGGCGGCTCCTGAACGACCTGGAGAGCTGGATGGCGACCCAGGACGACGCACCCGGGGCGCGGCCCGAGGTCCTCGCGCACCGCTGGGTGCGCGACGTGTTCCGGCCGACGGTGCGCGCGGTGCGCGACCGGGTCCCGGTGCCGATGGACCCGGCCGAGCTGTACCACGAACTCCTCGAACACCGTTGGTACTTGTCCGAGCGCGCGCAGCACGACATCGGCCTCGACGCGGCGACGGAGGACTACATCAGGACGCGACTCAAGCCGCAGGACGACTGA
- a CDS encoding aminoglycoside phosphotransferase family protein, which translates to MALAALHGLDPGPLVDALGPDDWTAFVAGQRVRAVVRQREKGLPEEWCARIDAFLDGAVPAYDGERALPHTEFMRRHLLVDTGPARLTGLFDVEPAMIGDPVHDVVAVGLFVTRADPRLMSRFTKACGRAVEPRAVMASTLLHVYSALPWYLRELPSPDGVTDLGSLAEAGFGTG; encoded by the coding sequence GTGGCCCTGGCCGCGCTGCACGGGCTCGACCCCGGCCCGCTGGTGGACGCCCTCGGGCCCGACGACTGGACCGCGTTCGTCGCCGGACAGCGCGTACGAGCGGTGGTGCGGCAGCGCGAGAAGGGGCTGCCGGAGGAGTGGTGCGCGCGGATCGACGCGTTCCTCGACGGCGCCGTGCCCGCGTACGACGGTGAACGCGCCCTGCCGCACACGGAGTTCATGCGCCGGCACCTGCTCGTCGACACCGGGCCTGCGCGACTGACCGGGCTGTTCGACGTCGAGCCCGCGATGATCGGCGACCCCGTCCACGACGTCGTCGCCGTCGGCCTGTTCGTCACCCGCGCCGACCCGCGTCTCATGTCCCGCTTCACGAAAGCGTGCGGCCGCGCCGTCGAGCCGCGCGCCGTGATGGCGTCCACGCTGCTGCACGTCTACAGCGCTCTCCCTTGGTACCTGCGGGAGTTGCCGTCGCCGGACGGCGTCACCGACCTCGGCTCACTCGCCGAGGCGGGGTTCGGGACCGGCTGA
- a CDS encoding Gfo/Idh/MocA family protein, translating into MTSTDTPRFGLVGTGSWARRTYGPALQAHKGVDLVGVWGRRPEAAAELAAAHHTTAFDDVDALFAACDAVAFAVPPDVQAPLAARAAAAGCHLLLDKPLAFDPEAARAVVAAADAAGVASAVFCTLRYAPVTAEWIACQAAAEGWFTGRADWFGALYEAGDDAAVRAASPWRAERGALWDVGPHALAVLLPILGDVVATTARRGPGDTVHLVLRHASGASSTAALSLTTPPAAAGISVELRGAQGLFAMPTEFGVAQESLAVAVDTLLESARTGVPAACDARFGLRLTEILAAAQESLESAGPEPRLGE; encoded by the coding sequence ATGACCTCAACTGACACACCGCGCTTCGGCCTGGTCGGTACGGGCTCGTGGGCCCGGCGCACGTACGGTCCCGCGCTCCAGGCCCACAAGGGCGTCGACCTGGTGGGCGTGTGGGGGCGGCGCCCCGAGGCCGCGGCCGAACTCGCCGCCGCGCACCACACGACGGCGTTCGACGACGTGGACGCGCTGTTCGCGGCGTGCGACGCGGTGGCGTTCGCCGTCCCGCCGGACGTCCAGGCGCCGCTCGCGGCGCGGGCCGCGGCGGCGGGCTGCCATCTCCTGCTCGACAAGCCACTCGCGTTCGATCCGGAGGCGGCCCGTGCCGTGGTGGCGGCCGCGGACGCGGCGGGGGTCGCGTCGGCCGTGTTCTGCACGCTGCGCTACGCGCCCGTGACGGCGGAGTGGATCGCCTGCCAGGCCGCCGCGGAGGGCTGGTTCACGGGGCGGGCCGACTGGTTCGGGGCGCTGTACGAGGCCGGTGACGACGCCGCGGTGCGCGCCGCGTCCCCGTGGCGCGCGGAGCGGGGTGCGCTGTGGGACGTGGGTCCGCACGCGCTGGCGGTGCTGCTGCCGATCCTGGGCGACGTGGTGGCGACGACGGCGCGGCGCGGTCCCGGCGACACCGTGCACCTGGTGCTGCGGCACGCCTCGGGCGCGTCCTCGACGGCGGCACTGAGTCTGACGACTCCCCCGGCCGCGGCGGGCATCTCGGTCGAACTTCGTGGCGCGCAGGGCCTGTTCGCGATGCCGACGGAGTTCGGGGTGGCGCAGGAGTCCCTGGCCGTGGCCGTCGACACCCTCCTGGAGTCGGCGCGTACGGGCGTCCCGGCGGCGTGCGACGCGCGGTTCGGGCTGCGCCTCACGGAGATCCTCGCGGCGGCGCAGGAGTCCCTGGAGTCAGCCGGTCCCGAACCCCGCCTCGGCGAGTGA
- a CDS encoding MFS transporter, translated as MDPAPIPGPPIPVPSRPRERFAVPVLAFGGILMAVMQTVVVPLLPDLPRLTGASPAAVSWMVTATLLAGAVLTPVLGRAGDMYGKRRVLLGALGLMTVGSVLCALTSDIRILVAARALQGAAAAVVPLSISILRDELPPHRTGSAVALMSSTVGVGAALGLPLAALIVQYADWHVMFWATSGLGALGLGLAWWTVSESPVRAPGRFDMLGTLGLAAGLVCLLLGVSQGGQWGWSSGPVVGLFAAAIVILGLWAWQQLRSAAPLVDLRLAAGRRVGLPHVAALLTGFAFYANSLVTAQLVQAPVATGYGLGLSIVATGLCMLPSGVIMLLFSPVSARISTARGPRVTLAVGGGVLALGYAVRIADSTDLWVILVGAAVVSTGTTLAYSALPTLILRAVPAGATASANGVNVLMRTIGQAVSSAAVAAVLVHHTMPLSGGEVPSLHGYRIAFTMAGTVALLAAAVALAVPADRADEPAGARAAAPVATAKGA; from the coding sequence ATGGACCCCGCCCCGATACCCGGCCCGCCGATCCCCGTGCCGTCGCGCCCTCGCGAGCGGTTCGCCGTGCCCGTGCTCGCCTTCGGCGGCATCCTCATGGCGGTCATGCAGACGGTCGTCGTGCCGCTGCTCCCCGACCTGCCCCGGCTGACCGGCGCGTCCCCCGCCGCCGTCTCCTGGATGGTCACCGCGACGCTCCTGGCCGGCGCCGTCCTCACCCCCGTCCTCGGCCGGGCCGGCGACATGTACGGCAAGCGGCGCGTGCTGCTCGGGGCGCTCGGCCTGATGACCGTCGGCTCCGTCCTGTGCGCGCTGACCTCCGACATCCGCATCCTCGTCGCGGCCCGCGCGCTCCAGGGCGCAGCCGCCGCGGTCGTGCCCCTGTCGATCAGCATCCTGCGCGACGAACTGCCGCCCCACCGCACCGGATCCGCCGTCGCCCTGATGAGCTCCACCGTCGGCGTCGGCGCCGCCCTCGGTCTGCCCCTCGCGGCGCTCATCGTGCAGTACGCCGACTGGCACGTCATGTTCTGGGCGACCAGCGGCCTCGGCGCGCTCGGGCTCGGCCTCGCCTGGTGGACGGTGAGCGAGTCACCCGTCAGGGCACCCGGCCGGTTCGACATGCTCGGCACGCTCGGGCTCGCCGCGGGCCTCGTCTGCCTGCTGCTCGGCGTCTCCCAGGGCGGCCAGTGGGGGTGGAGCAGCGGCCCCGTCGTCGGCCTGTTCGCCGCCGCGATCGTGATCCTCGGGCTGTGGGCATGGCAGCAACTGCGCAGCGCCGCCCCCTTGGTGGACCTGCGGCTCGCCGCCGGCCGCCGTGTCGGCCTGCCGCACGTCGCCGCGCTGCTCACCGGGTTCGCCTTCTACGCCAATTCGCTCGTCACCGCGCAACTCGTGCAGGCACCCGTCGCCACCGGCTACGGCCTCGGCCTGTCCATCGTCGCGACCGGCCTGTGCATGCTGCCCAGCGGCGTCATCATGCTGCTCTTCTCGCCCGTGTCCGCCCGGATCTCCACCGCGCGCGGCCCCCGGGTCACCCTCGCCGTCGGCGGCGGCGTCCTCGCGCTCGGCTACGCCGTGCGGATCGCCGACAGCACGGACCTGTGGGTGATCCTCGTCGGCGCGGCCGTCGTCTCGACCGGCACCACCCTCGCCTACTCGGCGCTGCCCACGCTGATCCTGCGCGCCGTCCCGGCCGGCGCCACCGCCTCCGCGAACGGCGTCAACGTCCTCATGCGCACCATCGGCCAGGCCGTCTCCAGCGCCGCCGTCGCCGCGGTCCTCGTCCACCACACGATGCCGCTCTCCGGCGGCGAGGTGCCGTCGCTGCACGGGTACCGGATCGCCTTCACGATGGCGGGTACGGTCGCACTGCTGGCCGCGGCCGTCGCCCTGGCCGTCCCGGCCGACCGCGCCGACGAACCGGCCGGGGCGCGTGCGGCGGCCCCGGTGGCCACGGCGAAAGGAGCGTGA
- a CDS encoding TetR/AcrR family transcriptional regulator: MTMAYTDERQPAQGRRDAEATKAAIVRAARYLLARHAHGDITLKAVADRAGVSPPLILKYFGNKDALFSGVMNFEADVDALLDAPLQDLGRHMVRSVLTGQAERGVDPILRIVFAPLHGAQGDILRANFRTQVSERLAARLTGDDAGLRAELAVGLLLGLGVMYGIARGPHVRAAGIDDVVDRYGPAVQAQLDPSAP, translated from the coding sequence ATGACCATGGCGTACACCGACGAGCGGCAGCCCGCGCAGGGGCGCCGCGACGCGGAGGCGACCAAGGCGGCGATCGTCCGCGCCGCCCGGTACCTGCTGGCCCGGCACGCCCACGGCGACATCACCCTCAAGGCGGTCGCCGACCGGGCGGGTGTCAGCCCGCCGCTCATCCTCAAGTACTTCGGGAACAAGGACGCCCTGTTCTCCGGCGTCATGAACTTCGAGGCCGACGTGGACGCCCTCCTCGACGCGCCCCTCCAGGACCTCGGCCGCCACATGGTGCGCTCCGTCCTGACCGGGCAGGCCGAGCGCGGTGTCGACCCGATCCTGCGGATCGTCTTCGCCCCGCTGCACGGCGCCCAGGGGGACATCCTGCGCGCCAACTTCCGCACCCAGGTCAGCGAACGCCTCGCCGCCCGTCTCACCGGCGACGACGCGGGCCTGCGCGCCGAACTCGCCGTCGGCCTGCTGCTCGGCCTCGGCGTGATGTACGGCATCGCCCGCGGCCCGCACGTGCGGGCCGCGGGCATCGACGACGTGGTGGACCGCTACGGTCCCGCCGTCCAGGCTCAGCTGGACCCGTCGGCCCCCTGA
- a CDS encoding DUF2264 domain-containing protein, whose translation MSIPFELPAEDRALSPYTGYTRAHVEAVADGLLGAAWRWATPEGALLDLPGRPSGSGVRSDGLEGYARTFLAAGFRVAGADGKDPHGWLERYARGLTAGTRTPGQDDAESWPLILDHHVQGQPMVESASVALGLMLTRPWLWDRLDEDVQDRAETWLRGAITHTPAPNNWYLFPFMVASFLESVGRGDSATARSMERALDLMETWYRGDGWYADGDGRAFDHYNGWALHLYPMLHAHLAGDQALAERFGPRLREHLEGFSLMFGGDGAPLHYGRSLSYRFAASAAVGIGAVTGRTPLSPGASRRLISGNLRYFLDRGALTPDGLLSLGWHGPHDATLQHYSGPASPYWASKGFVALLAGDDHPLWTATEEPAPSEGPDRVVALPAPGLLVQSTRDDGIVRLHNHGSDHVRPHEGEFAEQADAHYGRQAYSTHTGPTSLTNVADNHLSVEVGGVTSVRRRIHPLGAGHGDGWGWAASWHRPVFVSGPPMVPGLRVESVTVARGHHELRVHRVVGAPHGARLTLTGWATDALRSELVGVHGWSERDTVRAPQGTAFEPWVTVPRLSAQAEGTAVFVALASLSAEERATPLAEAVAEVACADGGVTVRWADGHETVVRFEPLSVQGADGSS comes from the coding sequence ATGAGCATCCCGTTCGAACTCCCGGCGGAAGACCGGGCGTTGAGCCCGTACACCGGTTACACCCGCGCGCACGTGGAGGCCGTCGCCGACGGGCTGCTCGGTGCCGCGTGGCGCTGGGCGACTCCGGAGGGCGCCCTGCTCGACCTGCCGGGCCGCCCCTCGGGTTCCGGGGTCCGCTCGGACGGCCTCGAAGGCTATGCCCGTACGTTCCTGGCGGCCGGATTCCGGGTCGCGGGCGCGGACGGCAAGGACCCGCACGGCTGGCTGGAGCGGTACGCGCGGGGTCTGACCGCGGGCACCAGGACGCCCGGCCAGGACGACGCCGAGTCGTGGCCGCTGATCCTCGACCACCATGTGCAGGGCCAGCCGATGGTGGAGTCCGCGTCGGTGGCGCTCGGCCTGATGCTGACCAGGCCGTGGCTGTGGGACCGGCTCGACGAAGACGTGCAGGACCGGGCGGAGACGTGGCTGCGCGGCGCGATCACGCACACGCCCGCGCCGAACAACTGGTACCTGTTCCCCTTCATGGTGGCGTCGTTCCTGGAGTCGGTGGGACGCGGTGACTCGGCCACGGCGCGGTCCATGGAGCGGGCCCTCGACCTGATGGAGACGTGGTACCGCGGCGACGGCTGGTACGCGGACGGCGACGGGCGCGCCTTCGACCACTACAACGGGTGGGCGCTGCACCTCTACCCGATGCTGCACGCCCATCTCGCGGGCGACCAGGCGCTCGCGGAGCGCTTCGGGCCGCGGCTGCGCGAGCACCTGGAGGGCTTCTCGCTGATGTTCGGCGGGGACGGCGCGCCGCTGCACTACGGGCGGTCGCTGAGCTACCGGTTCGCCGCGTCGGCGGCGGTCGGCATCGGCGCCGTCACGGGCCGCACGCCGCTGTCCCCGGGTGCGTCGCGCCGCCTGATCAGCGGAAACCTGCGCTACTTCCTCGACCGGGGCGCGCTGACACCGGACGGTCTCCTGAGTCTCGGCTGGCACGGTCCGCACGACGCGACGCTCCAGCACTACTCGGGGCCCGCGTCACCGTACTGGGCGTCGAAGGGGTTCGTGGCGCTGCTCGCGGGCGACGACCATCCGCTGTGGACGGCCACGGAGGAGCCCGCGCCGAGCGAGGGACCCGACCGGGTCGTCGCGCTGCCCGCGCCGGGTCTGCTCGTCCAGTCGACGCGGGACGACGGCATCGTGCGCCTGCACAACCACGGCAGCGACCATGTCCGGCCGCACGAGGGCGAGTTCGCGGAGCAGGCCGACGCCCACTACGGCCGTCAGGCCTACTCCACGCACACCGGCCCCACGTCCCTGACGAACGTGGCCGACAACCATCTGTCGGTCGAGGTCGGCGGCGTCACCAGTGTGCGGCGGCGCATCCATCCGCTGGGCGCGGGGCACGGCGACGGGTGGGGCTGGGCGGCCTCCTGGCACCGTCCGGTGTTCGTCTCGGGTCCGCCGATGGTGCCGGGGCTGCGCGTCGAGAGCGTCACCGTGGCGCGGGGCCACCACGAGCTGCGGGTCCACCGCGTCGTGGGCGCGCCGCACGGAGCGCGGCTCACGCTGACCGGCTGGGCGACGGACGCGCTGCGCTCGGAGCTGGTCGGGGTGCACGGCTGGAGCGAGCGGGACACCGTGCGGGCGCCCCAGGGCACCGCGTTCGAGCCGTGGGTCACCGTCCCGCGGCTCTCCGCGCAGGCCGAGGGCACCGCGGTGTTCGTCGCCCTCGCGTCGCTGAGCGCCGAGGAGCGGGCGACGCCGCTCGCCGAGGCGGTGGCCGAAGTGGCCTGCGCCGACGGCGGGGTGACGGTGCGCTGGGCCGACGGCCACGAGACCGTCGTGCGCTTCGAGCCGCTGTCGGTTCAGGGGGCCGACGGGTCCAGCTGA
- a CDS encoding hydroxyacid dehydrogenase, with protein MSPQAAAAVFTPRSLAALAEVCDPAPLPALDDLTTVRAKEVLADVELLVTGWGCPPLDAAVLASAPRLRAVVHAAGSVRGHVTDACWERGIEVTSAASANALPVAEYTLGMILLYGKRVLERARDFRRTRERGNWLLTPDQVGNYRRTVGILSASLIGRRVVELLRPFDFEVLLHDPYITDADAAALGVERVGLPELFARSDVLTVHTPLLPATRGLVSRELLGSMRPGATLINTARGAVVDQDALTDVVCAGRIRAVLDVTDPEVLPADHPLWDSPDALITPHLAGSQGNEWERLADTAVGEVARWAAGDGFAHPVRRERLAFLA; from the coding sequence ATGTCGCCGCAGGCCGCCGCGGCCGTCTTCACGCCGCGGTCCCTGGCCGCGCTCGCCGAGGTCTGCGATCCGGCGCCGCTGCCCGCTCTGGACGACCTGACGACCGTACGGGCCAAGGAGGTCCTCGCCGACGTCGAGCTCCTGGTCACCGGCTGGGGCTGTCCGCCACTGGACGCGGCCGTCCTGGCGTCGGCACCCCGGCTCAGGGCCGTGGTCCACGCGGCCGGTTCGGTGCGCGGGCACGTCACCGACGCCTGCTGGGAGCGGGGCATCGAGGTGACGTCGGCGGCGTCGGCCAACGCGCTGCCGGTCGCCGAGTACACCCTCGGCATGATCCTGCTGTACGGCAAGCGGGTCCTGGAGCGGGCCCGCGACTTCCGGCGGACCCGCGAGCGCGGCAACTGGCTGCTCACCCCGGATCAGGTCGGCAACTACCGCCGCACCGTGGGCATCCTCTCCGCCTCGCTGATCGGCCGCCGGGTCGTGGAACTCCTGCGGCCCTTCGACTTCGAGGTGCTGCTGCACGATCCGTACATCACCGACGCGGACGCCGCCGCACTGGGCGTGGAGCGGGTCGGGCTGCCCGAACTGTTCGCGCGCAGTGACGTGCTGACCGTCCACACACCGCTGCTGCCGGCGACCCGCGGGCTCGTCAGCCGGGAGCTGCTCGGCTCGATGCGGCCGGGCGCGACCCTGATCAACACCGCGCGCGGCGCCGTCGTCGACCAGGACGCCCTCACCGACGTGGTGTGCGCGGGCCGGATCAGGGCCGTGCTCGATGTGACGGACCCCGAGGTCCTGCCCGCGGACCACCCGTTGTGGGACTCCCCGGACGCGCTGATCACCCCGCATCTCGCCGGTTCCCAGGGCAACGAGTGGGAAAGGCTCGCCGACACCGCCGTCGGCGAGGTGGCCCGCTGGGCCGCGGGCGACGGCTTCGCCCATCCCGTACGACGTGAAAGGCTGGCGTTCCTCGCATGA